The following are encoded together in the Pseudomonadota bacterium genome:
- a CDS encoding VWA domain-containing protein encodes MNFGAPGILLGLALLGLPLWLHRLRTDSARSEPFSSVRLLEAATQRVFVDRRIRYWLLLALRLLLLALAVLLFARPQLRAGAGAGEDETIHWVVLDLSASMQRPALDDAISETIERVLASIPDDQPVGLLAAQGGLQVTVPLGQARGALVGAAGRLEPGAGRLDLGEVVSSLGDFLDRSAADAVVHLVSDFQASALPSQFSLLVPRAPYQLQLHPVVGATDNTWISAANVSEEVLTAQLVGGDGFGEVLVQVGDEPPLRVTSDPTSGLLRAELDLLPQENLIKLSLDDGATTMDNQFHLLVDRSPKEQVPLLSAGPASGAEEANPYLSAALTAVSTRAELTPVASAEFDARRLSRHRWLVIEDLGSVSSGLGRALESWVRSGGRVLAGAAAASQGLRRLPLTGHELADTDLALADDQGPANPQAVTGVAVGHPLIDRRLSFRDIQVSQLLPLESLEDDQPLLWLAGGPPLVLEHRLGDGLVLLVNGGFDRRFNDWPTKASFVPFVGVVADYLAGHRTLERQRVAGTLLTLPEREGVSYELVAPSAAGDLFGQRLDRSGVRLDQTGFYALHGSDGTVRHIAVNVDPRESDLVALDEATISRWRDALTQRSLRSAQPVDAVSDEPNDNRLAIWLLCALAALVLAESLLGNYTMRKPA; translated from the coding sequence CGAGCCCTTCAGCTCGGTTCGGCTATTGGAAGCGGCCACCCAGCGCGTGTTTGTCGACCGCCGCATTCGCTATTGGCTGCTGCTGGCCCTGCGCCTTCTGCTGCTGGCGCTGGCGGTCTTGCTCTTCGCCCGGCCCCAGCTAAGGGCCGGCGCCGGGGCGGGGGAAGACGAGACCATCCATTGGGTTGTGCTGGATCTGAGCGCGTCCATGCAGCGACCGGCTTTAGACGACGCGATTTCGGAGACGATCGAGCGCGTGCTGGCCTCCATTCCTGACGACCAGCCGGTGGGTCTCCTGGCAGCGCAGGGGGGGCTGCAGGTGACTGTGCCACTCGGTCAGGCGCGCGGCGCCCTGGTCGGCGCTGCTGGCCGACTTGAGCCCGGGGCCGGCCGCCTGGATCTTGGTGAGGTGGTCAGCTCGCTCGGCGACTTTCTGGACCGAAGCGCGGCGGACGCGGTGGTGCATCTGGTCAGCGATTTTCAGGCGAGTGCGCTACCGTCACAGTTTTCTCTACTGGTGCCCCGGGCGCCCTATCAGCTTCAGCTGCACCCGGTGGTCGGCGCGACCGACAATACCTGGATCAGCGCTGCCAACGTTTCCGAAGAGGTGCTGACGGCGCAGCTGGTGGGGGGAGACGGCTTCGGTGAGGTGCTCGTTCAGGTGGGTGACGAGCCGCCACTGCGGGTGACGTCAGATCCGACCAGCGGCCTGCTTCGTGCCGAGCTTGACCTGCTGCCGCAGGAAAACCTGATCAAACTCTCCCTGGACGACGGCGCAACGACGATGGACAACCAGTTCCACCTGCTGGTGGACCGGTCGCCAAAGGAACAGGTTCCGCTGCTGTCAGCCGGACCCGCGTCAGGTGCTGAGGAGGCCAATCCCTACCTGAGCGCAGCGCTCACAGCTGTCAGCACGCGAGCGGAGCTCACCCCGGTAGCGTCAGCTGAGTTTGACGCTCGGCGACTCAGCAGACACCGGTGGCTGGTCATCGAGGATCTCGGCAGTGTCTCCAGCGGGCTGGGCCGGGCCCTGGAGTCGTGGGTGCGAAGCGGCGGCCGCGTGTTGGCCGGGGCGGCTGCTGCGTCGCAGGGCCTGCGCCGGCTGCCTCTGACCGGTCACGAGCTCGCGGATACCGACCTGGCCCTTGCGGATGACCAGGGCCCGGCGAATCCACAAGCGGTCACCGGCGTGGCCGTGGGGCACCCGCTGATTGATCGCCGGCTGTCGTTTCGCGACATCCAGGTGAGCCAGCTTCTGCCGCTGGAATCGCTGGAGGACGATCAGCCGTTACTCTGGCTGGCGGGTGGACCGCCGCTGGTGCTGGAGCATCGCCTGGGCGACGGGCTCGTGCTGCTGGTAAACGGCGGCTTCGATCGTCGCTTCAACGACTGGCCGACCAAGGCGTCGTTTGTGCCGTTTGTCGGGGTTGTTGCAGACTATCTGGCAGGTCACCGGACGCTGGAGCGGCAACGGGTTGCTGGCACGCTGCTCACGTTGCCCGAGCGCGAAGGCGTCAGCTACGAGCTGGTCGCGCCGAGCGCAGCCGGGGATCTGTTTGGTCAGCGCCTGGACAGGTCGGGCGTGCGGCTGGACCAGACCGGCTTTTACGCCTTGCACGGAAGTGACGGCACGGTCAGACACATCGCCGTTAACGTCGACCCGCGGGAATCGGATCTGGTCGCTCTGGACGAGGCGACGATCAGCCGCTGGCGCGATGCGTTGACCCAACGCAGTCTGCGCAGCGCGCAGCCGGTCGACGCGGTGAGCGACGAACCGAACGACAACCGGCTGGCGATCTGGCTGCTCTGCGCCCTGGCGGCGCTGGTGCTGGCCGAATCGCTGCTGGGTAACTACACCATGAGGAAACCGGCATGA